One genomic window of Polyodon spathula isolate WHYD16114869_AA chromosome 8, ASM1765450v1, whole genome shotgun sequence includes the following:
- the LOC121319680 gene encoding FGFR1 oncogene partner 2 homolog, whose translation MSCTIERVLEDAKALVERLRDHDNAAEVLIEQTTFLNKRVEAIKQYQEEIQELNEVARHRPRSTLVMGIQQENRQIRELQQENKELRTSLEEHQSALELIMSKYREQVFRLLTASKKDDPIIITKLKEQHSSEIQAHIDKINEMATVMKKAIELDEDRVYEEERIKQLEHENNGLRELLHISCEAFLTLKKEDTPESTLISGLVATADLSLRKS comes from the exons ATGAGCTGTACAATAGAAAGAGTGCTGGAAGATGCAAAAGCTCTTGTGGAGAGGTTAAGAGACCACGACAATGCTGCTGAGGTGCTAATTGAACAGACAACTTTCCTTAACAAACGTGTTGAAGCTATTAAGCAG TACCAGGAGGAGATCCAGGAGCTGAATGAGGTGGCGAGGCACAGGCCCCGCTCCACTCTGGTGATGGGAATCCAACAGGAGAACAGGCAGATCAGGGAACTTCAGCAGGAAAACAAAG AGCTCCGGACATCTCTTGAGGAGCACCAATCAGCCCTTGAACTCATTATGAGTAAATACAGAGAGCAGGTGTTCAGGTTGCTAACGGCTAGCAAGAAAGATGACCCCATCATAATTACAAAACTAAAGGAACAACATTCCAGT GAAATTCAAGCCCACATAGACAAGATCAACGAAATGGCAACAGTAATGAAAAAAGCCATTGAGCTTGATGAAGACCGGGTTTATGAAGAAGAACGCATTAAACAGCTAGAA catgaAAACAATGGACTGAGAGAACTACTTCATATTAGCTGCGAAGCTTTCTTAACACTGAAGAAAGAAGACACACCAGAGAGCACTCTTATATCAGGATTAGTAGCAACTGCTGACCTGAGCTTGAGGAAAAGCTAA